In Archangium violaceum, the following are encoded in one genomic region:
- a CDS encoding CehA/McbA family metallohydrolase translates to MRAPFVFCSFLLCLLVCTSAAAAGPLVLEGEVPAEGSFFDLPFEVPPGTVELEVRHDDLASENILDWGLEDPNGFRGYGGGNEEPAIVGERAASRSYLTGPLPAGTWKVTVGKAKIRKTPARYRIEVLFRSQATLAPQPERQPYHPADALSSQARWYSGDFHVHSRESGDARPPLEEIARYARGQGLDFVVLTEHNTTSTLDFLGDAQSRFPDLLLVPGIEYTTYGGHANAIGATRYVPPRVGEGVSLKEAVDDFHRQGALFSINHPTYDVGDMCIGCAWQHTVPPGGVDGVEVANGGWEKLGRFFSDGALGYWDWLCAQGQHAAALGGSDDHRAGVDLDFTQSAIGNPTTLVYARELSVRALLDGIRDGRTVVKLQGPEDPMVELTSSVVPAGDTVLAEGTRLSARVTGAKGQQVRFVHNGVRLPLVAVTSDDFVVEQDVTAPEHGEDRFRVEVWVNDRPRTVTSHLWVARSSEMRGIPGPVPQLGEPGRCGCGSVPGWSVGVLALAVLALRRERRTRLDNAH, encoded by the coding sequence GTGCGCGCCCCCTTCGTCTTCTGCTCGTTCCTTCTCTGTCTCCTCGTCTGTACTTCCGCCGCCGCCGCTGGACCGCTGGTGTTGGAGGGGGAGGTACCCGCCGAGGGCAGCTTCTTCGACCTCCCCTTCGAGGTGCCACCCGGCACGGTGGAGCTGGAGGTCCGCCATGACGACCTCGCCAGCGAGAACATCCTCGACTGGGGACTGGAGGACCCGAACGGCTTCCGCGGCTACGGCGGTGGCAACGAGGAGCCCGCCATCGTGGGCGAGCGGGCGGCTTCGCGCTCGTACCTGACGGGCCCCCTGCCCGCGGGCACCTGGAAGGTGACGGTGGGCAAGGCCAAGATTCGCAAGACGCCCGCGCGCTACCGCATCGAGGTGCTCTTCCGCTCGCAAGCCACGCTCGCGCCCCAGCCCGAGCGCCAGCCCTACCACCCCGCCGACGCGCTCTCCTCACAGGCCCGCTGGTACTCGGGCGACTTCCACGTCCACTCGCGCGAGAGCGGTGACGCCCGGCCTCCGCTGGAGGAGATCGCCCGCTACGCGCGCGGCCAGGGGCTCGACTTCGTCGTGCTCACCGAGCACAACACCACGTCCACGCTCGACTTCCTCGGGGACGCCCAGTCGCGCTTCCCCGACCTGCTGCTGGTGCCGGGCATCGAGTACACCACCTATGGAGGCCACGCGAACGCCATCGGCGCCACCCGCTATGTGCCTCCGCGCGTGGGCGAGGGTGTCTCCTTGAAGGAGGCCGTGGACGACTTCCACCGCCAGGGCGCCCTCTTCTCCATCAACCACCCCACCTACGACGTGGGCGATATGTGCATCGGCTGCGCGTGGCAGCACACCGTACCCCCGGGCGGCGTGGACGGGGTCGAGGTGGCCAACGGCGGCTGGGAGAAGCTCGGGCGATTCTTCTCCGACGGCGCGCTTGGCTATTGGGACTGGCTGTGCGCGCAGGGGCAACACGCCGCGGCGCTCGGAGGCAGTGACGACCACCGCGCCGGCGTGGACCTGGATTTCACCCAGAGCGCCATCGGTAATCCCACCACCCTCGTGTACGCGCGCGAGTTGAGTGTGCGGGCACTGCTGGACGGCATCCGTGATGGTCGCACGGTGGTGAAGCTCCAGGGGCCGGAAGACCCCATGGTGGAGCTGACGAGCAGCGTGGTGCCCGCCGGAGACACCGTGCTCGCGGAGGGCACACGCTTGAGTGCCCGTGTTACTGGTGCGAAGGGCCAGCAGGTGCGCTTCGTCCACAATGGCGTGCGACTGCCGCTCGTGGCGGTGACCTCGGATGACTTCGTGGTGGAGCAGGACGTCACCGCTCCAGAGCACGGTGAAGATCGCTTCCGCGTGGAGGTCTGGGTGAATGACAGACCTCGCACCGTCACCAGTCACCTCTGGGTGGCTCGCTCCTCGGAGATGCGCGGCATCCCCGGTCCCGTGCCCCAGCTCGGTGAGCCCGGCCGTTGCGGCTGTGGCTCGGTGCCGGGCTGGAGCGTGGGAGTGCTCGCGCTGGCCGTACTGGCATTGAGGCGCGAGCGGCGCACACGGTTGGACAATGCGCACTGA
- a CDS encoding DUF2380 domain-containing protein produces MSNSSRRISGELSRLEASERGIAGRAAGIFGPYVDHGTQQLRWIDAELAAATKLANTASEVGDPDMQLALLRLAGPRLQAAMMGSILLAVWLDFLNLADVVLNQYLYSVERLFVDMERFQKMLEPSMKALSSLEPGQVEVAAADLPALVGHLTSEFATTREAVRAGAENLEKMLVLKESIEALTLLSAMKFSLPAPPPAAPATLGVGLVMGSNGVMMGTRIVVSAEWVEMMRRLVQAGILSLPVVSAAVRIHAGQVMMAQSHDELPRGVRDALGDGPEVRSMRVTGRAGTGMARPPRHHVLPREFREWFEKRGFTGDMSIDRFCVELERASHEAIHGGGDWLVGRRWPGEWNQMIMGALRDAEAEAGRMLTRSEILKVVAEYMRLYKIPMNFVPGRGP; encoded by the coding sequence GTGTCAAACTCCTCCCGCCGCATCTCCGGTGAGCTTTCCAGACTCGAGGCCAGCGAGCGAGGCATCGCCGGCAGAGCCGCCGGCATCTTCGGCCCCTACGTCGATCATGGCACCCAGCAATTGCGGTGGATCGACGCGGAGCTCGCTGCCGCCACCAAGCTGGCCAACACGGCCTCGGAGGTGGGTGACCCGGACATGCAGCTCGCCCTCCTACGCCTCGCCGGCCCACGGCTCCAGGCCGCCATGATGGGCTCCATCCTGCTCGCCGTATGGCTCGACTTCCTCAACCTCGCCGACGTCGTGCTCAACCAGTACCTCTACAGCGTAGAGAGGCTGTTCGTGGACATGGAGCGTTTTCAGAAGATGCTCGAGCCGTCCATGAAGGCGCTCTCCTCCCTGGAGCCAGGGCAGGTGGAGGTAGCGGCGGCCGACCTCCCCGCGCTGGTAGGCCACCTCACCAGCGAATTCGCCACAACCCGTGAGGCCGTGCGCGCAGGGGCGGAGAACCTCGAGAAGATGCTGGTGCTCAAGGAGTCCATCGAGGCACTCACCCTGCTATCGGCGATGAAGTTCTCGCTCCCCGCACCACCGCCGGCCGCTCCGGCCACGCTCGGAGTGGGCCTGGTGATGGGCTCCAACGGCGTGATGATGGGCACGCGGATTGTTGTCTCCGCGGAGTGGGTGGAGATGATGCGCCGACTGGTGCAGGCGGGCATCCTCTCCCTTCCCGTCGTCAGCGCCGCCGTGCGGATTCACGCCGGCCAGGTGATGATGGCGCAGTCTCACGACGAGTTGCCGCGGGGCGTTCGCGATGCGCTGGGCGATGGACCCGAGGTGCGGAGCATGCGCGTGACGGGCAGAGCTGGGACCGGCATGGCCAGGCCTCCGCGGCACCACGTCCTGCCGCGAGAGTTCCGCGAGTGGTTCGAGAAGCGCGGCTTCACTGGCGACATGAGCATCGACCGGTTCTGCGTCGAATTGGAGCGTGCAAGCCACGAGGCGATTCACGGCGGTGGCGATTGGCTCGTGGGTCGTCGATGGCCCGGTGAGTGGAACCAGATGATCATGGGGGCACTGCGTGACGCCGAGGCCGAAGCGGGTCGGATGTTGACGCGCAGCGAGATCCTGAAGGTCGTCGCGGAGTACATGAGACTCTATAAAATCCCAATGAACTTCGTCCCCGGGAGAGGACCATGA
- a CDS encoding NUDIX hydrolase: MTEGSAWQGNWRARLYERVRERGFDSLTAFAEARPAVPIHTLAEELGEDDVAGVQVLGALLSEAEQRKQVTRFVRDVLVRLLSQHLPEGWPAVLDDSNRFTVAQTFAMWTSFTPETHKERVRQARAALRAEPPPPGWRPLGPDDELLRTLLPDEEV; encoded by the coding sequence ATGACAGAGGGGAGTGCCTGGCAAGGCAACTGGAGGGCCCGTCTGTATGAACGGGTCCGCGAGCGGGGTTTCGACTCGCTCACGGCCTTCGCGGAGGCGCGTCCCGCGGTCCCGATCCATACGCTCGCCGAGGAGCTTGGCGAGGACGATGTCGCTGGGGTGCAGGTGTTGGGCGCGTTGCTGTCCGAAGCGGAGCAGCGCAAGCAGGTCACACGTTTCGTGCGCGATGTTCTCGTGCGCCTTTTGTCCCAGCATCTCCCCGAGGGATGGCCCGCCGTGCTGGACGACTCGAACCGTTTCACGGTCGCCCAGACATTCGCCATGTGGACGAGCTTCACCCCGGAAACACACAAGGAGCGTGTCAGGCAGGCCAGGGCAGCGCTCCGCGCCGAGCCGCCGCCGCCCGGCTGGCGCCCGCTCGGCCCTGACGACGAGTTGCTCCGAACGCTCCTGCCTGACGAGGAGGTTTGA
- a CDS encoding extracellular solute-binding protein produces MKSRSPFWLLFLLALVSSGVSRAAEVVVWHGYRASERAALEKVVAAYNTAKASSGVQVKLLAIPSDAFTDKISATLPRGLGPDVFVFPQDRLGGWVEGGGLLEPLDFFLEPSVRERYVKGTLEAMTYQGSVYALPLNFKVITLIYNKKLMAKPPQTTGEMLATCKAFRAGSADKTRVCLAYPYADFYYHAALMHAFGGRVFDPGPKVRLDAPENVKSLELLMSWVKQEGVLPAEPSTALVTSLFNEGKAAMVFSGPWFIGEIAPGIDYGLALLPTVDEAGGKPLKPWMTVEGVAISSRSKHKDAAYDFVRYLTGPEGARVMALQGRQNPAFAQVYEDPAVASDAVLSAIRKQGEVSLPMPNLAEMTMVWSPATSAMNATLHKLSTPKAALEQAQREVQKGVAGLRRGAKEAPEAPKKAP; encoded by the coding sequence ATGAAGAGTCGCTCGCCGTTCTGGCTCCTGTTCCTGTTGGCCCTGGTGTCCTCTGGAGTGTCTCGTGCCGCCGAGGTGGTGGTGTGGCACGGCTACCGCGCCTCCGAGCGCGCCGCGTTGGAGAAGGTCGTCGCCGCGTACAACACGGCCAAGGCGAGCTCCGGTGTGCAGGTGAAGCTGTTGGCCATTCCCTCGGATGCGTTCACGGACAAGATTTCCGCGACGCTTCCACGGGGATTGGGGCCGGACGTCTTCGTCTTCCCGCAGGACCGGCTCGGAGGCTGGGTGGAGGGGGGCGGGCTGCTCGAGCCGCTCGACTTCTTCCTGGAGCCGTCCGTGCGCGAGCGCTACGTGAAGGGGACGCTGGAGGCGATGACCTACCAGGGCTCGGTCTACGCGCTGCCGTTGAACTTCAAGGTCATCACGCTCATCTACAACAAGAAGCTGATGGCGAAGCCGCCCCAGACGACGGGGGAGATGCTGGCCACGTGCAAGGCATTTCGAGCGGGCTCGGCGGACAAGACGCGGGTGTGTCTGGCCTATCCCTACGCGGACTTCTACTACCACGCGGCGTTGATGCATGCCTTCGGGGGGCGCGTGTTCGACCCGGGTCCGAAGGTGCGCCTGGACGCGCCGGAGAACGTCAAATCGCTGGAGCTGTTGATGAGCTGGGTGAAGCAGGAGGGAGTGCTGCCCGCCGAGCCGTCCACGGCGCTCGTCACGTCGCTGTTCAACGAGGGCAAGGCGGCGATGGTCTTCTCTGGTCCCTGGTTCATCGGGGAGATCGCCCCGGGCATCGACTATGGCCTGGCCCTGCTGCCCACGGTGGACGAGGCGGGCGGCAAGCCGCTGAAGCCGTGGATGACGGTGGAGGGGGTGGCCATCTCCTCGCGCTCGAAGCACAAGGACGCGGCCTATGACTTCGTGCGCTACCTCACCGGCCCGGAGGGTGCGCGCGTCATGGCGTTGCAGGGGAGGCAGAACCCGGCGTTCGCGCAAGTGTACGAGGATCCGGCGGTGGCCTCGGACGCGGTGCTATCGGCGATCCGCAAGCAGGGGGAGGTGTCCCTGCCCATGCCGAACCTGGCGGAGATGACGATGGTCTGGTCTCCGGCGACGTCGGCGATGAACGCGACCCTCCACAAGCTCTCCACGCCCAAGGCGGCGTTGGAGCAGGCGCAGCGGGAGGTCCAGAAGGGAGTGGCGGGTCTGCGTCGAGGAGCCAAGGAAGCACCCGAGGCGCCGAAGAAAGCTCCCTAG
- a CDS encoding PAS domain-containing protein, whose amino-acid sequence MPLPPPPDFQLLFEHSPGAYLVAAPDADFTLVAVSDAYLRATLTTREGILGRPLFDMFPDNPAEPDATGVHNLRASLERVVATRAPDTLAVQKYDIRRPEAEGGGFEERYWSPRNTPVLSSEGEVLYLIHRVEDVTDFVHLSRRREEERERTAALQSRNLEMEVELLHRGQELLAANQELREAVRARDESLTLASQSRAEAEHQREWLHSLFMQAPTAIAIFRGPQYVIELANPKICRLWGRRPEQVLGKPLFGALPEAAGQGFEKLLDGVLATGKPYVGTELPVRLARLEGGALEDAYFNFVYEPLRDAQGGVEGVIIVASDVTELVQARRRMEALAAEELRATEERLRLATEAMGLGTWEMDSTTGALEWDARTRTLFGVPEEAPVDYPLYLSRVHPEERERVDRCVQEALAPGGTGTFSMDYRVVPNEGAAERWVYTQGRVYRDGSGYPVRFLGTVLDITERKRTEEALARNAAELEAILQSIPDALFVADATGVKRANTRALEMLGFSSLEELNQAVPVLSERLNNRSATTGQRLTIQQEAATRAMAGERVVDEVVSRHLQTGRDVVMRRAAAPILQDGRIVGVVAVNTDITERKRIEAELRQAAEFRERFLGIVSHDLRNPLNAILLSVNAMMRSDGLVQQHLKAVRRIATSAERMGRMIADLLDFTRGRLGGGIPISPRSANLRTICRQVLEELEIGNPQREFRLSATGEFQGEWDPDRLAQLLGNLGKNAVDYSPDGMPVDFVLRDEGDTVRVQVHNEGPPIPADLLPRIFEPFRRATDEGHPRSGLGLGLFIVQQIARSHGGHVEVCSTPAEGTTFTVRLPRSVGPPRSGHDPFQWMG is encoded by the coding sequence ATGCCCCTGCCGCCCCCTCCTGACTTCCAGCTCCTCTTCGAGCACAGCCCCGGCGCCTACCTCGTCGCCGCCCCGGACGCGGACTTCACCTTGGTGGCGGTGAGCGATGCCTACCTGCGTGCCACCTTGACGACCCGCGAGGGCATCCTCGGCCGCCCCTTGTTCGATATGTTCCCCGACAACCCGGCGGAGCCGGACGCCACGGGCGTGCACAACCTGCGCGCCTCGCTCGAGCGGGTCGTGGCCACTCGCGCGCCGGACACCCTGGCCGTGCAGAAGTACGACATCCGGCGTCCCGAAGCCGAAGGGGGCGGCTTCGAGGAGCGCTACTGGAGCCCTCGCAACACCCCCGTCCTCTCCTCCGAGGGCGAGGTGCTCTACCTCATCCACCGGGTAGAGGACGTGACGGACTTCGTGCACCTGTCCCGCCGCCGCGAGGAAGAGCGCGAGCGCACGGCGGCCCTCCAGAGCCGCAACCTGGAGATGGAGGTGGAGCTCCTCCACCGGGGCCAGGAGCTCCTGGCCGCCAACCAGGAGCTGCGCGAGGCGGTGCGAGCGCGCGACGAGTCCCTGACCCTGGCTTCCCAGTCCCGCGCGGAAGCCGAGCACCAGCGCGAATGGCTCCATTCGCTCTTCATGCAGGCTCCCACCGCCATCGCCATCTTCCGGGGGCCCCAGTACGTCATCGAGCTGGCCAATCCCAAGATTTGCCGCCTCTGGGGCCGCCGGCCCGAGCAGGTGCTGGGCAAGCCCCTGTTCGGGGCCCTGCCCGAGGCCGCGGGACAGGGCTTCGAGAAGCTGCTGGATGGGGTGCTCGCCACGGGGAAGCCCTACGTGGGGACGGAGCTGCCCGTCAGGCTGGCGCGCCTGGAAGGCGGAGCCCTCGAGGACGCGTACTTCAACTTCGTCTACGAGCCCCTGCGCGACGCCCAGGGCGGGGTGGAGGGCGTCATCATCGTCGCCTCGGACGTGACGGAGTTGGTCCAGGCGCGCCGGCGGATGGAGGCGCTCGCCGCCGAGGAATTGCGCGCCACCGAGGAGCGGCTGCGCCTGGCCACCGAGGCCATGGGACTGGGGACTTGGGAGATGGACTCCACCACGGGTGCGCTGGAGTGGGACGCACGCACGCGCACCCTCTTCGGGGTGCCCGAGGAGGCCCCCGTGGACTACCCCCTCTACCTCTCGCGCGTGCACCCCGAGGAGCGCGAGCGCGTGGACCGCTGCGTCCAGGAGGCGCTGGCCCCGGGCGGCACCGGGACCTTCTCCATGGACTACCGCGTCGTCCCGAACGAGGGCGCGGCGGAGCGGTGGGTGTACACGCAGGGCCGGGTCTACCGCGATGGCTCGGGGTATCCCGTCCGCTTCCTGGGCACGGTGCTCGACATCACCGAGCGCAAGCGCACCGAGGAGGCGCTGGCACGCAACGCGGCGGAGCTGGAGGCCATCCTCCAGAGCATCCCGGACGCGCTCTTCGTGGCGGACGCCACGGGCGTCAAGCGCGCCAACACCCGGGCGCTGGAGATGCTCGGCTTCTCCAGCCTGGAGGAGCTCAACCAGGCGGTGCCCGTGCTCTCGGAGCGGCTCAACAACCGCTCCGCGACGACGGGCCAGCGGCTGACGATCCAACAGGAGGCCGCCACCCGGGCGATGGCGGGCGAGCGGGTGGTGGACGAGGTGGTGTCGCGCCACCTCCAGACGGGCCGGGATGTGGTGATGCGCCGCGCGGCGGCGCCCATCCTCCAGGACGGGCGGATTGTCGGCGTGGTGGCCGTCAACACGGACATCACCGAGCGCAAGCGCATCGAGGCGGAGCTGCGGCAGGCGGCGGAGTTCCGCGAGCGCTTTCTCGGCATCGTCTCCCATGACTTGCGCAACCCGCTCAACGCCATCCTCCTGTCCGTCAATGCGATGATGCGCTCGGATGGCCTCGTCCAACAGCATCTGAAGGCCGTGCGCCGTATCGCCACCAGCGCCGAGCGCATGGGGCGGATGATCGCCGACCTGCTCGACTTCACTCGCGGGCGGTTGGGCGGGGGTATTCCCATCAGCCCCCGCTCGGCCAATCTCCGCACCATCTGCCGGCAGGTGTTGGAGGAGCTGGAGATTGGCAACCCCCAGCGGGAGTTTCGGCTGAGCGCAACAGGCGAGTTCCAGGGCGAGTGGGACCCCGACCGACTCGCGCAGCTCCTCGGCAACCTCGGCAAGAACGCAGTGGACTACAGCCCTGACGGCATGCCCGTGGACTTCGTGTTGCGCGACGAGGGGGACACCGTGCGCGTTCAGGTGCACAACGAGGGCCCCCCCATTCCGGCGGACCTGCTCCCGCGCATCTTCGAGCCCTTCCGGCGGGCCACGGACGAAGGACACCCGAGGTCCGGCCTGGGCCTGGGCCTCTTCATCGTCCAGCAGATTGCCCGCTCCCACGGAGGACACGTCGAGGTGTGCTCCACCCCAGCGGAAGGCACCACGTTCACCGTGCGGCTGCCGCGCTCCGTTGGCCCGCCCCGTAGTGGGCATGACCCGTTTCAGTGGATGGGGTGA
- a CDS encoding 2-dehydropantoate 2-reductase, with amino-acid sequence MRIAIFGAGAIGGFLGVRLVQAGADVTFIARGAHLAAMREKGVTLRSEGESVTVHPPCTDNPAEAGPQDYVFVTLKAHSLPGAAEQIVPLLGPETALVTGINGVPYWYFYGLDSPYRDRPVESVDPGGKLWTTLHPSRAIGSVIYPAAEVVEPGVIEHTYGDRISLGEPDGSKSPRIEALAKQLIQAGLKVPIRPRLRDEIWVKLWGNLAFNPLSALTGATLERLATQADLQAVARAMMVEAQAVAETLGVRFPVDIDKRIRGAAEVGAHKTSMLQDLERGRPMEIDALLGAVVELGQLVGRPMPTCELVLALVRERARQAGCYPGVLPR; translated from the coding sequence ATGAGGATCGCCATCTTCGGAGCGGGAGCGATTGGCGGGTTCCTCGGCGTCCGGCTGGTCCAGGCGGGTGCTGATGTCACCTTCATCGCGCGCGGGGCGCACCTGGCCGCGATGCGCGAGAAGGGCGTCACCCTGCGAAGCGAAGGCGAGAGCGTCACCGTCCACCCGCCGTGCACGGACAACCCGGCCGAGGCGGGGCCACAGGACTACGTCTTCGTCACGTTGAAGGCACACTCGCTGCCAGGGGCGGCGGAGCAGATCGTCCCGCTCCTGGGCCCCGAGACGGCGCTCGTGACGGGCATCAACGGTGTGCCCTACTGGTACTTCTACGGACTCGACAGCCCCTACCGGGACCGGCCGGTGGAGAGCGTGGACCCGGGCGGGAAGCTCTGGACGACGTTGCATCCGTCGCGAGCCATCGGCTCGGTGATCTACCCGGCGGCCGAGGTGGTCGAGCCCGGCGTCATCGAGCACACCTATGGAGACCGCATCTCGCTGGGTGAGCCCGATGGGAGCAAGAGCCCGCGCATCGAGGCCCTGGCGAAGCAGTTGATCCAAGCGGGCCTGAAGGTGCCCATCCGGCCGCGTCTGCGCGATGAAATCTGGGTGAAGCTCTGGGGCAACCTGGCCTTCAATCCGCTCTCGGCGCTCACGGGGGCGACACTGGAGCGGCTCGCGACGCAGGCGGACCTCCAAGCGGTGGCGCGCGCGATGATGGTGGAGGCGCAGGCCGTCGCCGAGACCCTGGGCGTGCGCTTCCCGGTGGACATCGACAAGCGCATCCGGGGAGCGGCGGAGGTTGGCGCGCACAAGACCTCCATGCTGCAGGACCTGGAGCGAGGCCGGCCGATGGAGATCGACGCGCTGCTGGGCGCGGTGGTGGAGCTCGGCCAGCTCGTGGGCAGGCCGATGCCCACGTGCGAGCTGGTGCTGGCGCTGGTGCGCGAGCGCGCGCGGCAGGCGGGGTGCTACCCGGGAGTTCTCCCGAGGTAG
- a CDS encoding acyl--CoA ligase: MYRADTVVQLIEQGREGDLAIGAPGRPGLTHGGLRDLARRTVAALNALGIGCGDRVALVLPNGPEMATAFVTIACGATTAPLNPAYRAEEFEFYLSDLNARALVIQEGMESPARAVAAARGIPIIELVPDAKGPAGLFTLKPERPLSGSPARAGFAGAEDVALVLHTSGTTSRPKIVPLRHVNVTASAYHIGHTLELGHEDVCLNIMPLFHIHGLIAAVLASLAAGGAVVCTPGFNALKFFSWFEEIRPSWYTAVPTMHQAILGRAGRNSGIIQSGRLRLIRSSSASLPPQVMEELERVFQVPVIESYGMTEASHQMASNPLPPRLRYTGCVGIAAGPEIGIMDEAGNLLPAGVLGEIVIRGRNVTAGYENNPEANAKAFTHGWFRTGDQGTLDEAGYLRITGRLKEIINRGGEKLSPLEVDTVLMDHPAVQQVVTFAMPHPKLGEEVAAAVVLREGASVTERELRDFAARRLADFKVPRKIVFLTEIPKGATGKLQRIGLAERLGLTA, encoded by the coding sequence ATGTATCGCGCGGACACGGTCGTGCAGCTCATCGAGCAGGGGCGCGAGGGAGACCTCGCCATCGGAGCGCCGGGGCGGCCCGGCCTGACGCATGGCGGTCTGAGGGACCTCGCCCGGCGCACCGTCGCGGCATTGAACGCCCTGGGCATCGGGTGTGGTGACCGTGTCGCCCTGGTATTGCCCAACGGTCCGGAGATGGCGACGGCCTTCGTCACCATCGCCTGTGGCGCCACCACCGCGCCGCTCAACCCGGCCTACCGTGCGGAGGAGTTCGAGTTCTACCTCTCGGACCTGAACGCCCGGGCGCTCGTCATCCAGGAGGGCATGGAGAGCCCGGCACGCGCCGTCGCCGCCGCGCGAGGCATTCCCATCATCGAGCTGGTGCCCGACGCGAAAGGTCCGGCGGGCCTCTTCACCTTGAAGCCAGAAAGGCCGCTCTCGGGGAGTCCAGCGCGGGCGGGCTTCGCCGGGGCCGAGGACGTGGCACTCGTGCTCCATACCTCGGGGACGACCTCGCGGCCCAAGATCGTCCCCCTGCGCCACGTCAACGTCACGGCGTCGGCCTATCACATCGGCCACACGCTGGAGCTCGGGCACGAGGATGTCTGCCTCAACATCATGCCGCTCTTCCACATCCACGGGCTCATCGCGGCGGTGCTGGCGAGCCTCGCGGCGGGAGGCGCCGTGGTGTGCACGCCGGGCTTCAACGCGCTCAAGTTCTTCAGCTGGTTCGAGGAGATCCGGCCGAGCTGGTACACGGCGGTGCCCACCATGCACCAGGCCATTCTCGGCCGAGCCGGGCGCAACAGCGGCATCATCCAATCCGGGCGGCTGCGCCTCATCCGCTCGTCCTCCGCGTCGCTGCCGCCGCAGGTGATGGAGGAGCTCGAGCGGGTGTTCCAGGTGCCGGTCATCGAGAGCTACGGCATGACGGAGGCGTCGCATCAGATGGCCTCGAACCCGCTGCCGCCGAGGCTGCGCTACACGGGGTGCGTGGGCATCGCGGCGGGGCCGGAGATCGGCATCATGGACGAGGCCGGCAACCTGCTGCCGGCGGGCGTGCTCGGGGAGATCGTCATCCGGGGCCGCAACGTCACGGCGGGCTACGAGAACAACCCCGAGGCCAACGCCAAGGCCTTCACGCACGGGTGGTTCCGCACGGGGGACCAGGGGACGCTCGACGAGGCGGGCTACCTGCGCATCACCGGCCGGCTCAAGGAGATCATCAACCGGGGGGGCGAGAAGCTCAGCCCGCTGGAAGTGGACACGGTGTTGATGGATCACCCGGCGGTGCAGCAGGTGGTCACCTTCGCGATGCCGCACCCGAAGCTGGGCGAGGAGGTGGCTGCCGCCGTGGTGCTGCGCGAGGGGGCGAGCGTCACCGAGCGGGAGCTCCGGGACTTCGCCGCCAGGCGCCTGGCGGACTTCAAGGTGCCGAGGAAGATCGTCTTCCTCACGGAGATTCCCAAGGGAGCGACGGGCAAGCTGCAGCGCATCGGGCTGGCGGAGCGCCTGGGGCTCACGGCATGA